ATATTTGGCTAGCAACTAGTTCACAGATATTATgtgataaaatgaaatattttaattcatgtgTAATAATTCCATTGTCGCACACATACATTGTCCATGAcggaataaacaaaaatacaattattttgagcAAAATATAGtttgattacattattattgaaaaataataactcttatcttaaaataagatttttaatatacatattaattttaggaTCTTCAAGCTCAAGATCGTGCGCATCGTATCGGACAACGCAATGAAGTTCGTGTTTTGCGTTTGATGACTGTCAATTCAGTGGAAGAAAGAATTTTAGCTGCAGCcaggtaaattaaataaattgaaaatatttataagaaattgaaCTGTTATTATCAAAACATCAATGcagtttctatttatttatttctttttatctattaattagCTTAAAATTAGCAGAGatgtctattataataaaaaaacacttttattcaGGTACAAACTAAATATGGACGAAAAAGTTATTCAAGCTGGTATGTTTGACCAGAAATCTACTGGTTCAGAGCGGCAACAGTTCTTACAAAGCATTTTACATCAAGATGGAGATGATGAGGAGGTAATATTACGTTTAAAACAAATGCAACAAAATGTTGCTTCaacgactttatttatttttgaataataccatatacataattgtttttgtGATAAAAACTAGGAAGAAAATGAAGTTCCCGATGATGACTTGATCAATGAGATGATAGCTCGTTCCGAGGAGGAGCTGGAGATCTTCAAGCAAATCGACATCGAACGCAAGAAAGTCGAGACGCGAACCCGACTCATCGATGAGTCGGAGTTGCCCGACTGGCTCGTTAAGAATGACGACGAGGTTGTGTGCAACAAGGTAACCTTCACAAGTCTCAATTACAAGAATAAACTTCTAATACATACTTTAGACTCTAACTACAAACATCATGTAGAATAAACCTTAAAAAGAAACTCCACAACTGAGCTCATTCTAAAAAATGgtgttaaaaatgttatcagGGCCAAGGATGGAACTACTTGGACGAGGACGAGACATTGGGGCGTGGGTCCCGGCAACGTAAAGAAGTTGATTACACGGACTCGCTCACTGAGAAGGAGTGGCTGAAAGCTATCGATGAGGAGTTTGAAGAAGAGGAGGAGGAAGACGATGATGATGAAGTGCTTGACAAGAAACGAAAGAGAGGACGAAAGCGACGGTAAATATTAAGCTGAGTGTGTGTGTATTGCAACatgaaaagtaaagtaacagcctgttaatgtctCGCTCCTGTGTTAAGGCCTCGgtttcctttgaggagaaggtttttggagcttattccaccacgctcctccaatgcgagttggtggatacacatgtgacagaatttcattgaaattagacacatgccggtttcctcgcgatgttttccttcaccgctgagcacgagatgcattataaacacaaattaagtacatgaattTGCCTGGGTTTTAACCTGCAATGATTGGTTAAGATGCatatgttctaaccactgggccaactcaGCTCCAACAACATATGTTGGTGCCATAGCAGACTTTCCTTTAACATAGTCCTGTACTACAAAATCTCTTATGTTTgggaataatataatttctagtgatttttttaaatattgcatttatatttcCAACTATTTCACTGAAATCCTAGATTATATAGCATTAAGATGTTCATTGTTTTCGTCacaatagattaattattagaaGAGTGGTTAATTAACAAACCACTAATTTGACATACAAATAATTCAGATGAATCTGTCATACATAGTTATTGATGTTTtagataatgataaaataaccaGAGTGTGCTTTGGCCGCAAAACAAGGCTTACCTATGAATAAGTATTGTAAACCATAGTAGTGTCCAAAAAAATTTGCTGGAGTACAGACATTTATAACGTTCTAGTGTGAAACTGTTATAATTTTGCTAGATAGATTAATAAATCCCAATAAAgaatcctataaaaaaaaaatatactattcctaaatatataatattactgcaTAACATTACTGCATAAACTTAATATAGGTAACAAAAATAGTAGATTCCTTTTATCTTAAAACAACCATATTGCTTGTTATATCTTTGTgatacaggtttttttttttatgttttaattacagtCGCCAAGATGATTCTGACGAAGATGAAGTGCCGTGCTCTTCAAAAAAGAAAAGCAAAACGGAATTAAATCAACTCAAAAAGAGATTGAAAAACATTATGAAGAAAGTAATTGACTATTCTGATGAGTAAGTGAATTTTTATCTATACTCATCattcaagtttatttatttatttattgcaggCATGATAAACCGGGGTGGTTCACTAGTATTACTATTACTAGAATCATTGTGCTTTCAATTCTCATACCAACAGTTTCTATCTCATTTGCTATTTTCAATTtgacgttatatttttattataagtatgaaTAAAGCTTATTGTGTAGTACGacatttcttattaataaaatattttagtgtaattccataagatttttaatatgatataattagtatagaACCCTTTATTTCTCAGAAATGGTAGAGTTTTATCAGAGCCTTTTATGAAACTACCTTCGCGGCGAGAACTACCTGACTATTACGATGTAATTAAGAAACCATTAGATATCAAGAAGATTATGAATAGGATTGAAGATGGAAAAGTAAGATAATCATGGATTGTTCCACAtggaattttattgaaatttttattccaTAATTCTTCTATTgaaatacagattttttaaattctataatcAGCAGGTAATCTTATTCATCTATATTTTTCAGTATACTGACATTTCGGATTTGGAACGTGATTTCTTTACGTTATGTGCAAATGCTCAAACTTATAATGAAGAAGCATCTCTAATTTATGAAGATTCAGTACGCCTACgtaatgtttttatagaaattagaCGGCGCTACGAGAGCGGACAGAATTCTGAAGATTCTGATGATAATGATAAAGGTAAGTTTCGAATTACAtatccttatatttataaatcttcttGGACTCACTATTCGTACTCAATTAATtaagtgtttatttaaacattttagattattttgtatctcaatttgtattcattaaaaaaaatattacagaagATGAAGATTCAGATGGGGAATCAAATCGTTCAgtgaaaatgaaaatcaaattaaaaaataagagcAAGAACACACCATCAAGAAAGCGAAAACAACGCAAATATATCTCGGACGATGAAGATTATGAGGAAGATTAGATCTTACATATATTGAACACAAAACTTTTTTGAACAATTGAATATTAGATGTAAAACTGTTGCACCAGTTTTAATATTACCTTAACAGTAtccgattttaaatatttatgtataacatcaaagttaaataactaaatgcttatttattagtaattcaACTTAAGATTCAACAATTACTTTGTTGTAAGACAATATATACCTTAGCACATCGCTAAAGAACGagattatatataagaattaaccagaaaaaaaaacgtgaatGTGGTTATAAGACTTTTTTATCTAGCTATTTTTAAagcataaatgttttaattaaacatcttTTGGAAATACTTTTACTAAAAATGTctaaatattacacatatacataatatataaatcttatcattttaatagaCAACTGTAAgagtgaatattaaaaaaaaaatagagctgTATCTctaaacatttgaaaaaaaattatgcccttaaaaaagaagaattataaattggtttttaaggatatttcttatgtttaaataatcttttaacaatagacaattaaataaaaatattgtgtagtTGTAGAAGAGACATGttttggtaaataaaataataaggaacattttttcttttaatttgctcttcaaaacaatttattatgaattttcaacagttaggttttttttttgagtttgtTTGGACTTAATATCTGCCCATTTGCAGTCTATACCATGTACAGCTTTCATATGCTTGTTCAGACTAGTACTATGTGTAAACCTTTGAGCACAAGAAGGGCAGGGGAAAGGCTTATCTCTGGTGTGGACACGTTTGTGTCTCTGCAGGTCACCATTAGTAAAAAAACACATGTGACAATTATCACATTTGTAGGATTTATCTCCAGCGtgtctgaaattaaataaattttcataaataaatgatattgttAAGTGCAACAAAAAATGTCAAGCTTTAAGTACTGTACTATCTTGACTTGTTTGGATTGAAATAGTATTTGGTGTTTATGGTTATtaaagacataattattatactaataattatgaatatatataataataaataatctggATTTACCAATTGATAATGAAGTTTGATCATCTatcagttaatatatataatatgataatattaaggCCCTTAATGTTCATATATCTTTTCATATGTTAAAGGATTATGAGtagttcaaaaattaaataaggcaTTACTTTGGATTgtgaatgaaattgaatttcatttaataaatactttcttACCTCTTAAGATggataattaaattcttttttgTATGTGTTTTGTAACCACATAAATGGCACTCAACTTTTTTAATGCTGCTATGTCTTTTTTTGTGGTTAAGTAGTTCAGAGCAAGTTACAAAGGTATCACCACAATCTTCACAGTTGTAATTTCGAATGTTATAGTGGCGATACATGTGGTCTTGTAAGGATTGTCTAGATTTCAATTCTTTATGGCATATATCACATGAATATTTTCCTGTTTGGTGAACGTCTAAATGCTTTTTGAGTGAAAAAGCATGTTTAAACTGTTTTCCACATATTGCACAAGTATAATCTGCAATGTTAGTGTGAGTTTTACGATGAGCAGTTAAACTCGAAGATTGAGTAAAGCTTTTGCCACACTCACAGTGGTATGGGCGATCTCCATTGTGTCTTCTCATGTGATTTACCAAAGTTTGACTGTGAGGCGTACTATATAAACATTTAGGACAATGATATCGGCGATCAACTCCAAATCCCGTGACTTTACCTAGATGTTTTCTCTTTTGATGCATTGAATATTTATGCTTTAGTAATGATGTGCTAGTTTTGAGTGTTTTATTGCAGATTGAACATATATGTAGCCTCTTCTCTTgaatggtaatatttatttcattatgttcGATTTTTGTATCTTAAACAATGGAATACAATAAagtactgtttttattaaaaaaatattaacaacaaaaaatattataactgtgattattaaaaaaatataatatccaatttaatccactataataacataattaagtagtatttaaactttacactttcatataaatattgtgaTACCTGATGATTTTATTTGAGCATCCTTATATTTATCTGGCAGTAAAATTGGACTCTCGATAATGGTTAAGTCTTTTATGTCTTCAGTTTCaactttttgattatttaaattacatttttctgTCACTTTTCGATAAAATAATGAGAATCGTTTTTCAAAGGTAATACATTTTTGACGAAAACTATATGCGACATTTAATTCTTCTATACAAATTTCACAAATAACTATGGGaaagtatttttcataatttaagcttaattgaaaacaaatgtatatcttatttaatatatttttcgactCTTCTTCTtcggaaaataaatattttgcatgtTTCGCGTTTCCTAAACATATTCGACAGATATTTGTGTTATCAGTTtcgagaaaataattaataatatccatCAAAATATGCtctcatatgtatatttaataaaacttaaaaaaataagctatattattattaaatatcgaataaatcCCTTATATTTGGTATGATACCCCATAAGTCATAAGTATTTTCTTATGcttaattatcaaattttttaaaaatataattataaatacattatttttgttgttttataaataaagggaAAATATACAAATCACCTAAGGTGAAAAGACCAacacaatatttacaaattgtttgACTTGACTATTATTGTGATATGAATTGTGAACAGGAGCGCAGATTATCGATCAACCagagactaaattaataaaagtcagGCTACACGTGTTCAGGTTGAGTTGGTTATCTTTTATTACACGAAACGCaaacgattaaaattataacgtttTCAAGTAAAGTAGAATCATATCTAAAATAAACAGCGAAATTACAAGAATTGACTGCTTATTGTTGATGTTAATTAGGAACTTCGTGGACTTTAGGAACTCGGGACCAAAacgagtaatttttttatactggaCTTAACGGGTTAActctaacataatataaataaaacttagtcGCTGCAAAGCtgtgttgcagaactatcgatagtttgactatcgatagttgacctcgaaaactattcaggatatcgatagtatcgtgtTGACCATTACTATCGAGAGCTCTCCGTGAGCTATACTATTGATAACGGCGATGCTATCGACAGAAAGCAATACTATTGACAAAgtttgcaatactatcgatagtatcaagtGGTACAATGTTAGGGCGGTACCTCTACAAATGCTTTTACATAAAGCTGAAGGTTGGTAACATAGTCAACTTaaggttttatttgtataaaaaagggGTACAAACTGCCTTGCACCCtcttattctatattaaaacttttaataactaTAGGTACTGGTATAATATCAATTTGTATACAAACAGGCTATTGcaccataatttattataaagtaaatttatccatcaatatatttaaatatagaatttatacCGGTTAtagaatttagattttttatagaagaaataaaaaatatgtatgtacatatgtatttgtggttaaataatatacagtcttgtattataaatggcTTTATTTTTGAGCCTTTAAGCTTCTGCTTGCAACCTCTTGATGAAGGACTCTTTCTTTTGCTTGATTCTGTTCTTCCTCTCAGCTAAGGTAAGCTTGCGTTTGTTCCAGCGTTTTTGTTTTGCAGGATCTTTCTTAGCTTCCTTCTTCTTATGAGATGGGTCTGCACGGATTGCTGCATGAGCACTCTTGTACAGGGATTCgatctaacaaaatattaatcataattaacaaaaggttaaacaatttaaagtattaatctTGGTTTTATTTACCATATGAGTAAATAAgagtaattgtattaaataagccttttatgtattttttttattttgtcaagaaatattaaccatttatatagtaaattagTAGCAGCaacttaataaatgttaacttaatttaacagatacagatttataatttaattgtagctGAATTGCTGTCATCTTTGAAACATGTGGCTTTAAAGAAGAAATCAACAATATGCATTATTTTTGTCCAACTTCGAcactactttaatataatactaggcAGTAATTTGGTTGGACGTCTGTAAATAAGGAAATAAACTTACAGCATCAGCAGCAACACCAAGTTTAATGTATTTGCCAAACTGTCTCTTGTAGGAATCTTCATCTTCCTGTT
This genomic window from Vanessa tameamea isolate UH-Manoa-2023 chromosome 5, ilVanTame1 primary haplotype, whole genome shotgun sequence contains:
- the LOC113392756 gene encoding zinc finger protein 660-like; protein product: MDIINYFLETDNTNICRICLGNAKHAKYLFSEEEESKNILNKIYICFQLSLNYEKYFPIVICEICIEELNVAYSFRQKCITFEKRFSLFYRKVTEKCNLNNQKVETEDIKDLTIIESPILLPDKYKDAQIKSSDTKIEHNEINITIQEKRLHICSICNKTLKTSTSLLKHKYSMHQKRKHLGKVTGFGVDRRYHCPKCLYSTPHSQTLVNHMRRHNGDRPYHCECGKSFTQSSSLTAHRKTHTNIADYTCAICGKQFKHAFSLKKHLDVHQTGKYSCDICHKELKSRQSLQDHMYRHYNIRNYNCEDCGDTFVTCSELLNHKKRHSSIKKVECHLCGYKTHTKKNLIIHLKRHAGDKSYKCDNCHMCFFTNGDLQRHKRVHTRDKPFPCPSCAQRFTHSTSLNKHMKAVHGIDCKWADIKSKQTQKKNLTVENS